One segment of Halomonas sp. TD01 DNA contains the following:
- the ilvD gene encoding dihydroxy-acid dehydratase, with translation MTEPTNNTRRHSAQVVDGPGKAASRAMLRAVGFNDDDFTKPQVGVASTWSMVTPCNSHIGELAEFARDGADAAGGKGVIFNTITISDGIANGTEGMKYSLVSREVIADSIETVAGCEGFDGLVAIGGCDKNMPGCVMGLARLNRPSVFVYGGTIMPGKGHTDIVSVFEAMGAHSRGDIDLIELKNIEETAIPGPGSCGGMYTANTMASAIEALGMSLPGSSAQNAISQEKRDDCKAAGEAVLALLASDIKPSDIMTREAFENAVTVVIALGGSTNAVLHLIGMARTIGVELTLADFTEIGKRVPVLADLRPSGHYMMSELVAIGGIQPLMKILLDARLLHGDCLTVTGKTLAENLADVEPYPIDQQIIAPLGNPLKAESHLRILFGNLAPEGAVAKITGKEGTRFSGSARVFGSEEEAQARINDGTVVAGDVVVIRYEGPKGGPGMREMLTPTSAIMGRGLGNDVALITDGRFSGGSHGFVVGHVSPEAFDGGPLALVQDGDAITIDAEADTIEVDISDEEMMRRRAAWEQPEPRYRKGVLAKYAKLVSSASTGAVTD, from the coding sequence ATGACCGAGCCTACTAATAATACCCGCCGCCATTCAGCCCAGGTGGTGGACGGCCCTGGCAAGGCGGCCAGCCGCGCGATGCTGCGGGCGGTGGGGTTTAATGATGATGACTTTACCAAGCCCCAGGTGGGCGTTGCCTCTACCTGGAGCATGGTGACCCCGTGCAATAGCCACATTGGTGAGTTGGCAGAGTTCGCCCGTGACGGTGCCGATGCGGCGGGTGGTAAAGGGGTTATCTTTAATACCATCACTATTTCTGATGGCATCGCCAACGGGACCGAAGGCATGAAGTACTCGCTGGTTTCCCGCGAAGTGATTGCGGACTCCATTGAAACCGTGGCGGGCTGCGAAGGCTTTGATGGACTGGTGGCTATTGGCGGCTGTGACAAAAATATGCCGGGTTGTGTGATGGGCTTGGCGCGTCTGAATCGCCCCAGCGTGTTTGTGTATGGTGGCACCATTATGCCCGGTAAAGGCCATACCGATATCGTCTCGGTATTTGAGGCGATGGGTGCGCACTCCCGTGGTGATATCGATCTGATCGAGCTCAAAAACATCGAAGAAACCGCCATCCCTGGCCCGGGTTCCTGTGGCGGTATGTATACCGCGAATACCATGGCGTCTGCTATTGAGGCGTTGGGCATGAGCCTGCCGGGCAGTTCGGCGCAGAACGCCATTTCCCAAGAAAAGCGCGACGACTGTAAAGCGGCAGGCGAGGCTGTGCTGGCGCTGCTGGCTAGTGATATCAAACCTTCAGACATTATGACCCGCGAAGCGTTTGAGAATGCGGTTACCGTGGTGATTGCATTGGGTGGTTCTACTAACGCGGTGCTTCACTTGATAGGCATGGCGCGCACCATTGGTGTTGAACTGACCCTTGCCGACTTTACTGAGATCGGTAAGCGTGTCCCGGTGCTCGCCGACTTACGCCCCAGCGGCCACTATATGATGAGCGAGCTGGTGGCGATTGGCGGAATTCAGCCGCTGATGAAAATCCTGCTGGATGCCAGGCTACTGCACGGCGACTGCTTAACGGTGACGGGTAAAACGCTGGCCGAAAACTTAGCAGATGTTGAACCGTATCCCATTGATCAGCAGATTATTGCGCCGCTGGGCAACCCGCTTAAAGCCGAAAGCCACCTGCGTATTCTGTTTGGTAACCTGGCACCGGAAGGTGCAGTGGCCAAAATTACTGGTAAGGAAGGGACGCGTTTTAGCGGTTCGGCGCGGGTGTTCGGCTCTGAAGAAGAGGCCCAGGCGCGCATTAACGACGGTACCGTGGTGGCGGGCGATGTCGTGGTGATTCGCTATGAAGGCCCGAAAGGCGGCCCTGGCATGCGCGAAATGCTCACGCCAACGTCTGCGATTATGGGGCGTGGTTTGGGTAATGATGTGGCGCTGATTACCGATGGGCGTTTCTCCGGCGGCAGCCATGGCTTTGTGGTAGGCCATGTATCGCCGGAAGCCTTTGATGGTGGCCCGCTGGCGCTGGTTCAGGACGGCGATGCCATTACCATTGATGCAGAAGCCGACACCATTGAGGTGGACATCAGCGATGAAGAAATGATGCGTCGCCGTGCCGCTTGGGAGCAGCCAGAACCGCGCTACCGCAAAGGCGTGCTAGCGAAGTATGCCAAGTTGGTCAGTTCTGCCAGTACCGGCGCCGTTACTGATTAA
- the chrA gene encoding chromate efflux transporter, with protein MAEKNHLSGRVSEVFWAFLALGLTSFGGPVAHLGYFRTAFVERRKWLSESAYADLVALCQFLPGPASSQVGFALGLMRAGPWGAVMAWLAFTLPSAIVLVLFAFGAAVLDGPIASGIIHGLKVVAVAIVAHAVWGMARNLCPDQTRVGIALSAVFVVVMVSGPLGQVAAIVLGGIAGLALCRSVAAATASEPLQFPVSRRAGTIALVLFATLLGLLPLLAGSAAWLAVADAFYRSGALVFGGGHVVLPLLEAEVVQSGWITADEFLAGYGAAQAVPGPLFTFAAYLGALLPGMNGVVGALLALLAIFIPGFLLLVGVLPFWNHFRRWQSAQALMRGANAAVVGILGAALYQPVWTSAIIGPYEFVLALTGFLLLTVWKLPAWMVVIIVALGGVAVGSSL; from the coding sequence ATGGCTGAAAAGAATCATCTGAGCGGGCGGGTAAGCGAAGTGTTTTGGGCGTTCTTGGCCTTAGGTTTGACCTCGTTTGGCGGGCCGGTGGCACACCTAGGCTATTTTCGTACGGCATTTGTGGAGCGCCGCAAGTGGCTAAGCGAAAGCGCCTACGCTGATCTCGTGGCGTTGTGTCAGTTTTTACCGGGGCCGGCCAGTAGTCAAGTTGGCTTTGCCTTGGGGCTAATGCGCGCCGGGCCTTGGGGCGCGGTCATGGCATGGCTGGCGTTCACGTTGCCTTCCGCCATTGTACTGGTGCTGTTTGCGTTTGGCGCGGCGGTGTTGGATGGCCCGATTGCCAGCGGCATCATTCATGGCTTAAAAGTGGTGGCTGTGGCCATTGTTGCCCACGCGGTGTGGGGCATGGCGCGTAACCTATGCCCCGATCAAACCCGGGTGGGAATTGCGTTGTCGGCGGTGTTTGTCGTGGTAATGGTCAGTGGGCCGCTGGGGCAGGTCGCCGCTATTGTGCTAGGCGGTATAGCCGGGTTGGCACTGTGCCGCAGTGTTGCCGCTGCTACGGCAAGCGAGCCACTGCAGTTTCCGGTATCCCGCCGTGCAGGCACTATCGCGTTAGTGCTATTCGCGACGCTGCTGGGTTTGCTGCCGTTGTTGGCTGGTAGCGCTGCATGGCTAGCGGTGGCGGATGCATTTTATCGTTCTGGCGCGCTGGTATTTGGCGGCGGGCATGTAGTGTTGCCGCTGTTGGAAGCGGAAGTGGTGCAATCCGGCTGGATTACCGCAGATGAATTTTTGGCAGGCTACGGGGCTGCCCAGGCGGTGCCAGGGCCGCTATTCACCTTTGCAGCGTACTTAGGCGCGCTGTTGCCCGGTATGAATGGTGTTGTTGGTGCGCTACTGGCGTTGTTGGCGATCTTTATTCCTGGCTTTTTACTGTTGGTGGGGGTGTTGCCCTTTTGGAATCACTTTCGCCGCTGGCAGAGCGCCCAGGCATTGATGCGCGGGGCTAATGCGGCAGTGGTGGGTATTTTAGGCGCGGCGCTGTATCAACCGGTATGGACCAGTGCGATTATTGGGCCTTATGAATTTGTTCTGGCGCTGACGGGCTTTTTACTGCTGACCGTTTGGAAGCTACCTGCGTGGATGGTGGTGATTATCGTGGCGCTGGGTGGCGTAGCTGTGGGGTCATCGTTGTAG
- a CDS encoding XRE family transcriptional regulator produces the protein MSTAYSTAHAETLDPPRSSPDLDVRDLEKRTRLMRIITRLIAVSDLGSREIARRAGLPVQKISDLLAGRLEHLGIDELNVLRRTLELETP, from the coding sequence ATGAGTACGGCATACTCAACTGCTCACGCAGAAACGCTAGATCCTCCGCGAAGCAGCCCTGACCTCGATGTCAGGGATTTAGAAAAACGTACGCGCCTCATGCGTATCATAACCCGCCTGATCGCCGTATCAGATCTGGGAAGCCGCGAAATCGCCCGCCGGGCGGGGCTTCCAGTGCAAAAGATCAGCGACCTGCTCGCCGGAAGGCTAGAGCATTTAGGCATTGACGAACTCAATGTCCTACGTCGCACGTTAGAGCTGGAGACGCCATAG
- the purE gene encoding 5-(carboxyamino)imidazole ribonucleotide mutase, with product MSNSAPKVGVIMGSKSDWPVMEHAVAMLERLGVPYETRVVSAHRTPDLLFDYAKSAAERGLQVIVAGAGGAAHLPGMVASQTALPVLGVPVESKALKGLDSLLSIAQMPGGIAVGTLAIGKAGATNAGLLAAQIVGLQDTAVREAVETFRAEQTQMVLDNPDPRPDAEAN from the coding sequence ATGTCGAACAGCGCACCCAAAGTGGGCGTGATCATGGGGTCGAAATCTGATTGGCCCGTCATGGAACACGCGGTGGCGATGTTAGAGCGGCTGGGCGTTCCTTATGAAACCCGCGTAGTCTCCGCTCATCGCACCCCTGACTTGCTGTTCGATTACGCTAAAAGTGCCGCTGAACGTGGCCTGCAAGTCATTGTGGCTGGCGCTGGCGGTGCCGCCCATTTGCCGGGCATGGTGGCCTCTCAAACGGCGCTGCCTGTGCTGGGTGTGCCGGTAGAGTCCAAAGCACTTAAAGGCTTGGATTCGTTGCTTTCAATCGCCCAGATGCCAGGTGGCATCGCTGTTGGCACGCTGGCGATTGGTAAAGCGGGCGCGACCAATGCAGGCTTGTTGGCAGCACAGATTGTCGGACTGCAAGACACCGCTGTACGGGAAGCAGTAGAGACCTTCCGCGCTGAGCAAACTCAAATGGTGCTGGATAACCCAGACCCGCGCCCCGATGCGGAAGCGAACTAA
- a CDS encoding 5-(carboxyamino)imidazole ribonucleotide synthase: protein MSSGISKNIGVLGAGQLGRMLALAGYPLGNRFTFLDMTGNPSAGIGDVIVDPDNQHLAEFLDKVDVVTYEFEHLPVALVEQIEQHKPVYPGSRAIAVCQNRVEEKALFDRLGIPTPAYRVVESAEQLEAAANELGCPVVAKSVTEGYDGKGQAVLKAPEQAQEAWTSIGHRQLIVEAFVDFVREVSMIAVRGRDGHVVFYPMAENQHVDGILRYSVAPLPDLAASVQETADSYIRMLLDELDYVGVMALELFQTRDGNLLANEMAPRVHNSGHWTMDGAVTSQFENHLRAVQGLPLGSTQAIAPTCMVNVIGQEGDNAAMLAIGNTHLHRYDKEERAGRKLAHVNVIADTHAELLEKVRACQALLPDAPPVAWSFESSL, encoded by the coding sequence ATGAGCTCTGGCATCTCAAAGAACATCGGTGTGTTAGGTGCAGGTCAGCTTGGTCGCATGCTGGCATTGGCTGGCTACCCGCTAGGTAATCGCTTCACGTTTTTAGACATGACCGGCAACCCCAGCGCGGGCATTGGCGACGTGATTGTCGACCCTGATAACCAGCATTTGGCGGAATTTCTCGATAAGGTCGATGTAGTGACCTACGAGTTTGAGCATCTGCCTGTAGCGCTGGTCGAGCAAATTGAACAGCACAAACCCGTTTACCCAGGAAGCCGAGCGATTGCGGTTTGCCAAAACCGTGTCGAAGAAAAAGCCTTATTTGACCGCTTAGGCATTCCCACGCCTGCTTACCGTGTTGTTGAGAGCGCAGAACAGCTTGAGGCGGCAGCCAATGAGTTGGGCTGCCCCGTTGTCGCCAAATCAGTCACTGAGGGCTATGACGGTAAAGGCCAAGCGGTCCTGAAAGCGCCGGAGCAGGCTCAAGAGGCATGGACCAGTATTGGTCACCGCCAGTTGATCGTTGAAGCGTTTGTCGATTTCGTGCGGGAAGTCTCGATGATTGCCGTGCGGGGGCGTGATGGGCATGTTGTGTTTTACCCTATGGCGGAAAATCAGCACGTAGACGGCATTTTGCGCTATTCCGTTGCGCCGCTGCCGGATTTAGCTGCCAGCGTTCAAGAGACTGCCGACAGTTACATTCGCATGCTGTTAGATGAGCTGGATTACGTTGGTGTGATGGCGTTGGAATTATTCCAGACGCGTGATGGCAACCTGTTAGCTAACGAGATGGCCCCACGGGTACACAATTCTGGCCACTGGACCATGGACGGTGCGGTCACCAGTCAGTTTGAAAACCATCTACGCGCTGTGCAAGGCCTACCACTTGGCAGCACCCAAGCCATTGCGCCTACCTGCATGGTGAACGTGATTGGCCAGGAAGGTGACAACGCCGCAATGCTGGCGATTGGCAATACTCACTTGCACCGCTATGACAAAGAAGAGCGGGCAGGGCGTAAGCTCGCGCATGTCAATGTCATCGCTGACACGCATGCCGAGTTGCTTGAAAAAGTGCGCGCTTGTCAGGCACTGCTGCCTGATGCGCCGCCAGTGGCATGGAGTTTCGAAAGCTCACTGTAG